One genomic segment of Chitinophaga sancti includes these proteins:
- a CDS encoding helix-turn-helix domain-containing protein yields the protein MTDEEAMKHLQDTLFVIGGKWKMPILTALNKGCSRYREIQRNVPNITTRVLSKELKHLEENKLIERKVFDSPLSVEYKLSQYTYSLLPILEQMVVWGKNHKQVINKK from the coding sequence ATGACAGACGAAGAAGCAATGAAACACTTGCAAGACACATTATTTGTAATAGGCGGGAAATGGAAAATGCCTATATTGACGGCATTGAACAAAGGTTGTAGTCGTTATCGGGAAATACAACGAAATGTCCCAAACATTACCACACGGGTATTATCAAAAGAGTTGAAACACCTTGAAGAAAACAAATTAATTGAAAGAAAGGTTTTTGATAGTCCGCTTTCAGTAGAATACAAGTTATCTCAATACACCTATTCGTTGTTGCCCATATTGGAACAAATGGTTGTCTGGGGAAAAAACCACAAACAAGTGATTAATAAAAAATGA